The following are from one region of the Bradyrhizobium sediminis genome:
- a CDS encoding PhzF family phenazine biosynthesis protein — protein sequence MRPQFQTVDVFTGTQFVGNPLAVVLNAEGLSTGQMQAIAAEFNLAETTFVLPPKDPAHTAEVRIFTPRSEMPFAGHPNVGTAFVLARSGVSYGRPVSGDRVIFEEKAGLVPIDILRDGATAVGSKVAAPQPLAVGAEVAGELVASACGISLADIETAHHRPCIASCGAPFILAELKGRTALLGANPNADVFRLEVAKHPVVSIMIYAQVQEGDIDIRARMFAPHLNIPEDPATGAANVALIGLLASLRPEANLLLSKTIAQGVEMGRPSILQAQAEKKNGAVTATWIGGRCVPVMSGTIDLA from the coding sequence ATGCGCCCGCAATTTCAGACAGTCGATGTGTTCACCGGCACGCAATTCGTGGGCAATCCGCTTGCCGTCGTCCTCAACGCCGAGGGATTGTCGACCGGGCAGATGCAGGCCATCGCCGCCGAATTCAATCTGGCGGAGACCACCTTCGTGCTGCCCCCGAAGGACCCCGCGCACACGGCCGAAGTGCGGATCTTCACCCCGCGCAGCGAGATGCCGTTCGCCGGCCACCCCAATGTCGGCACGGCCTTCGTGCTGGCGCGCTCCGGCGTCAGTTACGGCCGGCCTGTCAGCGGCGACCGTGTCATCTTCGAGGAAAAAGCCGGCCTGGTCCCGATCGATATCTTGCGAGATGGCGCGACGGCGGTGGGATCAAAGGTCGCGGCACCGCAGCCGCTCGCGGTCGGCGCGGAGGTTGCGGGCGAACTGGTGGCATCAGCGTGCGGGATTTCGCTCGCCGATATCGAGACGGCCCATCATCGCCCATGCATCGCGTCCTGCGGCGCCCCTTTCATCCTCGCCGAATTGAAGGGCCGCACTGCGCTGCTCGGGGCAAACCCGAACGCCGACGTGTTCCGGCTCGAAGTCGCCAAGCACCCCGTCGTCAGCATCATGATCTATGCGCAGGTCCAAGAGGGTGACATCGACATCCGCGCGCGGATGTTTGCACCACACCTTAACATTCCCGAGGATCCGGCGACCGGCGCTGCCAACGTCGCGCTGATCGGCCTGCTCGCCAGTCTGCGCCCGGAGGCGAACCTCTTGTTGTCGAAGACGATCGCGCAAGGCGTCGAGATGGGACGGCCGAGCATTTTGCAGGCGCAGGCCGAGAAGAAAAACGGTGCGGTTACCGCGACCTGGATCGGCGGCCGCTGTGTGCCGGTGATGTCAGGAACGATTGACCTGGCCTGA
- a CDS encoding peroxiredoxin, which produces MALQIGAVAPDFEAETTEGKIKFHDWIGNSWALLFSHPKDFTPVCTTELGALAKLKPEFDKRGVKLMGLSVDPVTNHAKWSEDIKETQGAAPNYPMIGDTDFKVSKLYDMLPAATSGDVATRTAADNQTVRNVFIIGPDKKIKLLLVYPMTTGRNFQEILRVIDSMQMTAKHRVATPADWKPGEDVIIAGSVSDDEAKTIYPQGWKAPKPYLRIVPQPK; this is translated from the coding sequence ATGGCTCTCCAGATTGGCGCTGTAGCCCCGGATTTCGAGGCTGAAACCACCGAAGGTAAAATTAAATTCCATGACTGGATCGGCAACAGCTGGGCGCTCCTGTTCTCGCACCCCAAGGATTTCACACCGGTCTGCACCACCGAGCTCGGCGCGCTGGCCAAGCTGAAGCCGGAATTCGACAAGCGCGGCGTCAAGCTGATGGGGCTGAGCGTCGATCCCGTGACCAACCACGCGAAGTGGTCCGAAGACATCAAGGAGACGCAGGGCGCGGCGCCGAACTATCCGATGATCGGCGACACCGATTTCAAGGTATCGAAGCTCTACGACATGCTGCCGGCCGCCACTTCGGGTGACGTCGCCACCCGTACCGCCGCCGACAACCAGACCGTCCGCAACGTCTTCATCATTGGGCCGGACAAGAAGATCAAACTGCTGCTGGTCTATCCGATGACGACAGGACGCAATTTCCAGGAAATCCTGCGCGTGATCGATTCCATGCAGATGACCGCCAAGCATCGCGTCGCGACGCCGGCCGACTGGAAGCCGGGCGAAGACGTCATCATCGCCGGCTCTGTCAGCGACGACGAGGCCAAGACGATCTATCCGCAGGGCTGGAAAGCGCCGAAGCCTTACCTGCGGATCGTGCCGCAGCCGAAGTAA
- a CDS encoding DMT family transporter produces the protein MSRDLENLAARAAPAIFVVLWSTGFIGTKYVIHNADPLTYLALRMAVVVGLMAVIVAIARPAWPNRTEIGHSIVAGILVHGFYLGGTAVAISLSIPAGLSALIPGLQPILTSTIANRWLGERVTPLQWSGLLLGLAGVVLILHDRPMSGQAGWGWFASAVSLVSITLGTLYQRRYCGRIDWRSGNLVQYAAVAVFFTAGAFMFENRVVHWTAEFTLALAWLAVVLSIGSIGLLYWLIRRSAVTSVASLFYLVPAVTAIMAYVLFDERLDTIAIVGMVACAAAVFLVNRRA, from the coding sequence ATGAGCAGAGACCTCGAAAATTTGGCCGCGCGCGCGGCGCCGGCGATTTTTGTCGTGCTCTGGAGTACCGGCTTCATCGGCACCAAATACGTCATTCACAATGCCGACCCGCTGACCTATCTGGCGCTCCGCATGGCTGTCGTGGTCGGGTTGATGGCGGTTATCGTCGCAATCGCCCGCCCGGCATGGCCCAACCGCACCGAGATCGGCCATAGCATCGTCGCCGGTATCTTGGTGCATGGGTTCTATCTCGGCGGCACCGCGGTCGCGATTTCGCTTTCGATTCCGGCAGGGCTTTCGGCGCTGATTCCCGGCCTGCAGCCGATCCTGACGTCGACCATCGCGAACCGCTGGCTGGGCGAGCGCGTCACGCCGTTGCAATGGTCGGGGTTGCTGCTCGGGCTCGCCGGCGTGGTGCTGATCCTGCACGATCGTCCAATGAGCGGGCAGGCGGGCTGGGGCTGGTTTGCCTCCGCGGTCTCGCTGGTCAGCATCACGCTCGGGACCTTGTACCAGCGGCGCTATTGCGGCCGGATCGACTGGCGCAGCGGCAATCTCGTGCAGTACGCGGCCGTGGCGGTGTTCTTCACCGCCGGAGCATTCATGTTCGAGAACCGCGTGGTTCACTGGACGGCCGAGTTCACCCTGGCGCTGGCATGGCTCGCGGTGGTGCTGTCGATCGGATCGATCGGGCTGTTGTACTGGCTGATCCGGCGCTCGGCGGTGACCTCGGTGGCGAGCCTGTTCTATCTGGTGCCGGCGGTGACCGCGATCATGGCCTATGTGCTGTTCGACGAGCGGCTGGACACGATTGCTATCGTCGGCATGGTGGCCTGCGCCGCCGCGGTATTTCTGGTCAACCGGCGTGCGTGA
- a CDS encoding S-(hydroxymethyl)glutathione dehydrogenase/class III alcohol dehydrogenase has translation MDVRAAVAVAAGKPLEITTVQLDGPREGEVLLEIKATGVCHTDEFTLSGADPEGLFPAILGHEGAGVVVDIGKGVTSVKKGDHVIPLYTPECRQCPSCLSRKTNLCTAIRATQGQGLMPDGTSRFSLGGKPVHHYMGTSTFANYTVLPEIAVAKIREDAPFDKVCYIGCGVTTGIGAVINTAKVEQGAKAIVFGLGGIGLNVLQGLRLAGADMIIGVDINNDRKAWGERFGMTHFVNPKELGKDLVPHLVDMTKSGADQIGGADYTFDCTGNVTVMRQALEACHRGWGQSIVIGVAPSGAEISTRPFQLVTGRVWKGTAFGGARGRTDVPKIVDWYMQGKIQIDPMITHVMPFAEINNAFELMKRGESIRGVVTF, from the coding sequence ATGGATGTTCGCGCCGCCGTCGCTGTCGCCGCCGGCAAGCCGCTGGAGATCACCACCGTCCAGCTCGACGGCCCGCGCGAGGGCGAAGTGCTGCTCGAAATCAAGGCCACCGGCGTCTGCCACACCGACGAATTCACCCTTTCCGGCGCTGATCCCGAAGGCCTGTTTCCCGCGATTCTCGGCCATGAAGGTGCCGGCGTCGTGGTCGATATCGGCAAAGGCGTGACCAGCGTGAAGAAAGGCGACCACGTCATTCCGCTCTATACGCCGGAATGCCGGCAATGCCCGTCCTGCCTGTCGCGCAAAACCAATCTCTGCACCGCGATCCGCGCCACGCAAGGCCAGGGCCTGATGCCCGACGGCACCTCGCGGTTCTCGCTTGGAGGCAAGCCCGTCCATCACTACATGGGCACCTCGACGTTTGCGAACTACACGGTGCTGCCCGAGATCGCGGTGGCCAAGATCCGCGAGGACGCGCCGTTCGACAAGGTCTGCTACATTGGCTGCGGCGTCACCACAGGCATCGGCGCAGTCATCAACACCGCCAAGGTCGAGCAAGGCGCCAAGGCCATTGTATTCGGCCTCGGCGGCATCGGGCTCAACGTGCTGCAGGGCTTGCGGCTGGCCGGCGCCGACATGATCATCGGCGTCGACATCAACAACGACCGCAAGGCTTGGGGCGAACGCTTCGGCATGACCCATTTCGTCAACCCGAAAGAACTCGGCAAGGACCTCGTCCCTCACCTCGTCGACATGACCAAATCCGGCGCCGACCAGATCGGCGGCGCCGACTACACCTTCGACTGCACCGGCAACGTCACGGTGATGCGGCAGGCGCTGGAAGCCTGTCACCGCGGCTGGGGCCAATCGATCGTCATCGGGGTCGCGCCTTCAGGCGCGGAGATTTCAACGCGGCCGTTCCAACTGGTGACCGGCCGGGTCTGGAAAGGCACCGCCTTCGGCGGCGCGCGCGGCCGCACCGACGTACCCAAGATCGTCGACTGGTACATGCAGGGCAAGATCCAGATCGACCCGATGATCACCCACGTGATGCCCTTTGCCGAGATCAACAACGCGTTCGAACTGATGAAGCGCGGCGAGTCGATCCGCGGCGTGGTGACCTTCTAG